The genomic region GGGCAACGCGGAGGTGCACGGGAGAAAGAGCGGCAGGGCGGTCGAGACTGCGCGACAGAGCTGACGAGGAGTGAGGCGAGAGCGGAAGTGAGTCAAGGCTTGGCAAGGAGATGtctgttgtcgttgttgttgtacgtgcacgcacacggtgCCGTTcatgtgtgcacgtgtgtgtgttgtgagagggggagagatgTGGGGTGTGGGCAGGAGTGAaagcgggggaggagagagggagggacagagagagaaatgcGGGGGAGAGTGGCGAGGACACGGGCACGTGGCGCTGCGAGGCGCGCACAGGGGGAGCACATGGGCCACCTGCCGGCATGCACGcaaggcacacacatacgGTGAAGCGGCCGGCGGACGCGAGAcgcgccgcaacggcagcgagggcgagacGGAAGCACCGCTGAAGGCGTCCAAGCGGAGAGGACGGAGGGCACTGCCTGCCACCCTCCTGGCAAGCCTTGCCCCCTTCCGCGTTGTCATAGGTGCACCTGCGTGAGGCCCttccagcagcgcgtgcagaagaggaggagggaggggggcgaggggCCACCATGCAACAAAACGCGACCCGTTGGAGGGCAGCCGCCCCGCCCCTGCAAGAACCCCCCAAAAAGCATGAGCAGGAACCATCACGACTCCCGCCCTCAGCCACAGTCATCGCAAGAACACTCGGGCTATTCCATCGTCACGTGCCCAGCTGACGCCGCGGGCCGCTTCCCGACAGTTTTTCTTCTAAGGTAGACGACCTTCGCATTGCGCCGGCACATCATCTATGCAACACTTGGGGGAGAGCGACGCCAGCTTCGGCCCGATTGACAGTGGCCTTCAACCGGCATGCCGCCCGAATCACCGACCCCGCTGCCTGCCTCACGGCTCGACACGTGCCTGCGATCTGCATGCGGCCTGTCCGCACATCGACTCGCACATGCCTAGCACGTCGCGCGGCGTTGCAGGGGCCACCAGCCAATCGTGCTGCCACCACCTGCATCGCTTCAGGGCGTAATGCTTCACCCCACCGGCACAGCTCCCGGCCGATAGGCCCTCGCGCCAGTGGTGCCCAACACGGCCGGGGGCGCTAGCCCTTCCGGCGTGAGTCCCAGGGAAAGCGATACCTTCCGGTCTGCCACTCCACTAGCGTTGCACAGCACGCAGAGCCACGGCGAGCAGTCCACCCAGACACCGGCCATGTATCCCTCCGCGTTCACAGCATGAACCGTCCCCTCATCAGACCCTGTTCCTCACCCACCACAGAGAGGTCGCAGCTGGccacgcagctgccgcagccgcagcgctcgATCATATCGGCCGCCCcgagcgctgcgccaccttccTCCGACACGGTCGCCGGGCTCTGTGGGGCCCGtacgccgcgcacacacgtgcgcagcagTTTCCACAGCCGCATGGCGCGGTGCCGGTAATGGCTCGTCCACTGCACGAGGCACGTCAACGAGTCAGTGCCTAGATGGGGTGGCACCTGCAGGTGCTCGCCGTCGGTGCGGGGTGTGAGGCTGCCGAGTCGCGAAGGCAGCTTCTcgtcccctctctctttgtcCCCCTCACGGCCTCCCGTGGCCGCTGAGCCAGGCCTGCAGttccgccgccacgcacgaCGCACAAGCGGTGCGGATGGAAGGGACTGACCCTGCTCGTCTTGGCCGCCACCCGCAAGTACACCACCATCTCCTCGGACGCAATGTGCAGGACACTCAGGGGCACCGACCACGGTATCTCGCACTAGGGGCTCGCTGATTCTCTGTGGTAGGAGGTGTGGGCCGGGGTCcgcggcaccagcacaccCCGTCGCCACCGGGGCCGTGCCCAGCAGCGTCAGTTCGCGGTGCGGCTGGCCTAGCCACCGCAGAGCACTGATGATGCTCAAGTCATACGTGTGGTTTGTCTGACATCAGATGCTCATGCTGTCGGCAAACAGCTGTGCCGTGTGCAAGTCCATCGCAAGGTCCTTCGTGTCTGCGAATAGCCGGCGCCATGAGCAGAGGTTGCCCAGCTGCGCTCATGTTGTCTCGCTCCGAAAAATCTACACAAATCGCCCCGCGCTCTCTTcgagctgcgcgacgcgTGCCTTCGGTACGGTGGCGTACACTGTGATGTCCACCCTGAGAGGGGGCGTGCAAGGTTGCGCTTGCTTCATTGGGCTGCTTGGTTCTTCTGTCCGCTTCCgccgcacccccccccccacacacacaccctcaaACCTCGCTGGGGGATGTACACTTGATAGGGGAACCTCGGTACCCTGCTGCTCTGCGAGTGTGTGCTCTCTTCCTACCGGGCCCCCCAGCGTCTTGTGCTCCTGCTCGCGGTTAGACACACCAGGACCACGTGGCCTATCGTCCGCTCGTCCCGGGAACATGCGCTGCAGAGGGCGAGCACGCGCGAGAGCTACGCCGGAGTGAGGAGGCAGTCGAAGGCCCTCTTCAAGGCCAGCGCAGTGTCGCTGCTCTCTGGTGACTTCATGTCGCGCCCGTTGAATGCGACGCCGTAGATCGTCGAGAAGACGACAACAACGGTCTGCATCGTGCACCAGCCTGGGCAACACGCGCTAATTCTGACGATTTGGACAAGGTGAGCGTTCAGCAGAGGCGCAGGCCGCGTCGCCCTGCAACAAACGGCGCGCGGGGGCGGTGGCCCCTCCCTGCCCGGCCCAAAGTGGGCTCCCCAGGCCAGAGATCgctgggcggcgctgacaTCCCCGTGGTTGcttgcgccgcggcctccgGTGCATCCGTCCGCTCGGCCGTCGATGCCGCTACCAGAATGAGCCGGCACACGCTGTGTCTGCCCTGCAGCGACGCCTTGCGTGCATACCACAGAGCAAGCACCGAGAAAGGGAGACGGAAGAGCGGCCGCGGATCCTCCTCCGTGGGTGTGTCGGTCCGCGATGGAGCGCCTCACAGACGGCAACATCCATGTCTTCCCAGACCCACCGCCACTCGCCCCGTGCCAGCATTCGTTTCGTCTCCCGGCAGCGGGCGCGGGCGGCTGCCCGTGAATCGGCTGACAGCCGCCTCGAGGCGATGGATGCACTCCTCCGAcacctgcaccccctccctcagcAGTCTGGTGATTGAGCCATCCGCAGTCAGAATCCCAACCTGCGCAGGACGCCCGCCTTTCCACGGTCTTCGGTGCTCATGGGATGCCCGCTGGTAGCCGGCGTAATCCGTCTGGAACCCCGCCAACGCTTGGCCGCGCGAGGCTTGGCCGTGCACGAGAATGCCCATGCACAGCTTCCTTTCCGGCACCAGTCCATCGAAAActcagcgcacgcgcacccaccCCCGTCCACCTCTGCACCGTCGAGACCACGACTGCATACGGTATCGTTTTCTTCGACTTAGTTCCCATCGCGTGAGAGAAGGATCGTCATGGGATGGGATCAGTGGAATGTTATGCTGATGCTCTTGTTGGTATCCAAATCGTTTCGCCGGGGCCGGTGCACTCACCTGCCGGCTTATGGCGGAGAGCAAGGGGTAAGCAGTAGAAGGAGGAGTGAGAGCGCTTGAGTTGCCCGCTAACATTCGCTGTCCGAGGCGCGCCTTCAGCTCAGTATAACGTGAAAAATGAAGCAAAATAACCAAGAGGTGAAGCAGCAGACGCGAAGGACGAAGCAGAACAGTGCTGCAATACATAATATCAGCGTTTGGGCGCCTGATCACGCAGGATGCACATatctatctctctctctctatatatatgtatagatATGTAGTGATGAGGCGGTCAGTGCTGTGTACATGCGTAGTGGTTACTGTGCTTGTTTGATATGACCTCTACCGCGCGTGTATAATCGCGTGTGCCAAGCTGTATGATGTGCAGTTAGCAGCGATGCACAGCCACATAGTTGCTACTGTGAACAGACAAGGTAGTGTTGCCGCCTAAGTGCTAGGGAAAGAGAAATGAAGATGAgctcgagagagagagagaggcggcgttCTCTGTTATTTGTGTTACAGAGCAACCCTCGGACGAAAAGTGTGGATGGGCTAGTGGGTTGAGCCGTAGCGAGGAGCGTGGACGCGCCTGTGTCAGCCACAACGGTTGTGGCAGTGTGAGCTGGGTTCTCGCACGGCCACGCGAAGTACCGCGAAGACATCAATATTGTCGCCACACCACCGAAGGCAACCACCTAGTCGCATTCGTGCGCATACATGTTTTTCCACCTTTCTTTATCATCTTCTTCAGTGCGTTTAGTGCCGGTTAAGATCAGCATGGATCGCCTGCGGATCAACGGATAGGGCCATCCGCTGCCTGATGTGCACAGGAGGCGAGGGGCAccacaaaagaaaaagggaggagggggggggcgagttcagcggcaccacgacgatgagagaaagaggaggagggacgcagcagacgccAAAAGAGGAGTAAAACCTAGCGAGCTGACaactgctctctctctcttggcGCGTCTTTCTGCGCGAACGGGTGCGATGAGTGTACAGTAAAAGGCAGAAGGACAGGGAGGGGAGAGTCGGCCCGCGTACCAACGTCACCTTCATGAAGCGAGAAGAAACGATGGTAAATTACAGGGAAGCATGTGACCAagacaaaacaaaagaatcagaaagagcgagagagagagagagagaggcatcCAGACCCACATAAGTTGGCACACAACCATTGAAACTGCTCAGTCAAACTTGGAGAGGAGCAACCagaagagctgctgcgcgtgatTTGTTGCGCTGTGGTGGGAGGGAGCGTGATTAGACACGCCACGTGCGCCCCggcgcgccccctccccctaccccctGCGACACTGCTGTCACTCCATGCTGCACCTTCCCTCATCTTCACTGACATGCGAATTGACattcccttccctttctttCTCGCTAAGCGCGACACAGGTCTACACGAGTGTCTCACATCTTGGATGGCTGTGTTAGCTCACGGTACACTGCCAGCACACGCTCTTGAATGGCTGCCTTGTCGATCGTCACCCCCTCTGCTGCAGAGGGGTGCCACCACAGAGCCTTTATCTGTGTCGACAGCACCTCGAGGCgagccagcgctgcctcttGCCCTAATAACCCGACCGTGTACGCAACGACTCCTCCGTTTACCTTCGACTGGCCAGGCGTCGTTGTAATGGGCACGCGCTTTATCTgcaagagcgagagcgcgaTGAGGCTCTCGTAGtagtgctgcagcgtctccttgTTGGCCGCCACTATATAGCGCAGCTTGCGCTCCGCATACAGGATGTAACACGCtcgctgcgtcgccgtgaCCACTTCGGCAGCCCCGAATGGCTTACCAGGGTacgccgccagcagtgccgacgcagccgccagcaccgTGTAGAGCGCCTCCACGTGAGGGCAGATGAGTTGAAGGAGGAAGTAGTAGTACTGCGTAACGGGCAGGTGTACAATAGTGCCGCCGTGCGTGTCGGCGCCAGACAGTTGGGAGGACACGGTGTGCTCCTCTACGCACTGCTGAAGTTGGCTTACAGTGCACTCCAGCCATGACGCGAAGCTCACCGGTGCTGCTTCGGCGTAGTTAGGAAACTCAGCggacagcagccgctgcaaAAGCTGCGTCTGGTTGCTCAGCACGTCCGCTTTCACAGAGCGGACCCCGCACAGCATCGCCCCGTCAGCGCCGGATGGCGGACGGTGCGGCGTTGTGACGAAGCCGAACGCCTgcgcgacgacagcgacgagggcCTCGTTCATACAAACGTGGATGAGCTGGTTGGTGCTGATGTTGACTGCGAGTCTGGTGACAACGTTGTCGGGGTGGTATGTCACGCCTGACATCTCGTCCGTGATGTGGATGTAGCGGTAGAGATTGGTCAGCGCCAGTGTCACGACCCCAGCAGGGTTCAACTTGGAGGCCTCCGCCGAAAGCTgagcgccgcgctcgcgcaAGCGCCCACGCAGCCATTCGACCCCCTGATGAACCTTTTCTAACGGcatggcggctgctgcggtcggtgccgccgcggtggtgtCAATGCCCTCCTTCAACATTGTCGTTGCTGTACAGTAGTAAGGGCCAAGACACTCGACTACAGCAGCCACCATCGATGCCGGGGTGATAACCGTGTTACGCTGCAGTTTGTACACCAGGTGCCACgcgacggtgccgaggaGAGGGATCGGGGTGATGGAGCTGCCTTTGGCAATGGACGGCGTGGTATCGAGTGTCTTGCACACCGACGTGGTtgcggcggctggcgcggCCGGATCTCGGAGTTGCTCGTCCTTAggctggagcggcagcgggcaCTGCCGCGGGTGCTGCTTGAGGGAGCGCAGCGACACGGGCTCGCCAACGTGGATGTGGATGTTGCCGTGCATGCGCTCGAGTAGACTTCGGGCTTTGAGCATGTTCGTCGGGTTCTCCTTCGGCTTCGGAACGCCCAAGAGCTCCTTGGCATGTGTAGTGGCCTCGAGTACCTCGTCGTAGGAGAGGCTGACCGGAACAATGAGCACGTCGTCAAGCTCCTGCTGACCAGGCTCGTAGAAGGTGTCGCAGACAAACTTGAGAAGGCCCAGCTTAGGCGCCATCGTCTTGCCGGTGCGACTCCGCGCTCCCTCAATGAAGAACtcgagagggcggcgcgcacgcaccaggTGCCGCACATATTCCTTCAACAGCGCAGCGTACAGCGGGTCGTCGCGGAAGGAGCGGCGCATAAAGagggcgccgctgccccgcaTCAGGGTCGCGAGGACACCCATACTAAGAAAGTTTTCTCCAGCCACGatgtgcggcagcggcaaccgCATGAGCGCCAGCACCTCGGAGAGAATGAGGAAGTCAATGTAagagcggtgcagcggggcGAAGACGACGGCCACGCGTGGCATGGCGAAGTagcggtggaggcgctcaTAGGAGCCGTTGTTGACGTCGACGCGGCCGTAGATGCTGTGAAAGATCGTGCGGATCATGAGACCCAGCGTGCGACAATGAACGTGATTCAGTGCATCGCCGCACTCCAGCAGAAGACGCTTTGCCCGGGCCTCCACGTCCTTTTTCGATGCGCCGTCTTTGGCAGCCAGAGCGGTCATGAGCCGCTGGATGTTCGGCTGCGCGATGATTGAGGTGAGCACCTGCGGCGTCATGCCAGGTGTCATGTCACCGCGCCAGCCGTTCGCCGTCATGCCGACACGATGAAGAAACACGAAGCAATCGAAGTACTTGTGCAGAAGGGACGGAAACGGCGGGATGCGCTCGGCACCGCGGTACACGAAGTCGTTGGTGAAGTAGCGCCGCGGCTCTGGAAAGGCGAAAGGGGCTTCTGCGGCagaagccgccgcctccggctTGGTGGacgacggcaccgctgcactCGCAGGCGCCAGCTCGTCTGGGGCGCTGACGACAGGAGGACTGCGTACCACGCTGCCGATGTTCGCACTGTCGGCCACCGGCAGAGCATGGAAGCGACTCCGTACGTGCTGCAAGCCGGATGAAGACCGCAGAACACATCGTGCTAGGTGCTCAAGCACTGCCCGTGCAATCACCGACACATACGCCTCCCAGTCGACCTCGACGAGCGCCACACACTGGTGATAGGGCATGAGTGTGTGGTGCGATGTcaggcgacgcagcagcgagtgATACAACGCCACGTTGAAGTCATCGAGGCGGTATGGCGGAACTgagaaggacgaggacgctgtacgcctgcgcgaggcggcgaaggcagCGGATATCTTGTctcgtgctgccgccgcgcgtgcaGTACGCTCGATGTAGCGGACAACGCTGTCCATTTGTGCCACATACGCCTTtagcgcctgcgccgcctcggcatTGCCGACTTTCTCTTCCAtgaggcgctgccgctgctgataCGCGCGCCATCCTTCCAGCGCGTAGGCAGCCGCGCGCGGCTCCGGCCCGAAGTTGACCCAATCCGCCACGCTAAACGGAAACTGCAGAATCGGTGCCTGCGTCAGCACGCCAGCCACGGGAAACGCCGCGGAAATCTGGTCGGCAAATCGACCGTAATAACTCATGAGATACTCGCCCACCATGCCCCACACCAGTGACACCTCGCCAGGCTTGCGTGATTCGGCAACTGCGAAGGACCCCATACGGTGTCGCGTGACACACTGCGCCGGCTGCGTTGGCAttgccgtcgccgtctcggcagcggcggcggcgtgcgagggCGCAGGCGAAAGGCCACAGTACTGCATCTCCGCGGCACACTCTACACACTCTGGCAGCTCGCCATGGCACAGCCACACATATCCCAAGAGGGCGGCATTCAGAGCGACGTCGACGGGCGTAATAGTGGCTGGCTCACCTCGGCTGACAGGGAAGTGCCGGAGCACGCCGAGGGCGTTGGCGGCGCACAGCACTGGAAGCGTGCCGCCGAGTGAAATACCCGACGCGGCTTGAACGGCGACCTCCGTCGCACCGAACTCCAGCGCCGGCGGGTCCATAGCGTATGCGTAGGCGAGGAGCACTACCCAGTCTACCGCCGTGGCGACCTCCTTCGCGATGCTAGACAGCATTGCACACGCAGCAGTGCGATAGACGTCGTCAGCGAGAATGACAAGACTGCCGCGCACCCGCGTCTGTTGAGAAGCGGTCTCGGCGGCTTGCGAAGGGCCGGCAGCACTCCAAAGACGGCGCAGAAGGATATCGTACGCCTTGAGCCCGCTTTCCGTGTCTGGGCTCAGCGACTGCGCACTCAGCACCAGCACAAACACAGAATCCGCAACACGAGGTACACCACTGCTCCCGCCAGATCCCGCAGTGACGTCTGTTGAGGATGCCGTGAAGTTCGTCTCGCcaagtgcgccgctgccgagtaGATGAATTCGATGCAGCATCGGCCCGATCTCCTCCGCCTTGGGTGACACCCCACCATAGTAGAACTGTGTTATGTGTGTCACAGAAACGTCGCGGCGTGTGGCACGGCTCGCACGCAGTTTTGCCTCCACTCGCTGCACGGTGTTCATGAAGTCTctcgcggtggcagcggattcggcggagctgcacgcCATGTGGGGGCTATCGTTGCCGGACGAtgggctgctgctcttcactGCGATGCCGTCGACCAGCACGCGGCAGTTCAGCGGCACGAGCGGGGACGTGGCGATCGCGCAAGCACATGCCGCAGTGAAGCCATCGATGGGCGCGACCAACACGACCTGCTTGCACTCCTCTGGAAGCGCTAGCCGAGGTGGTGGGAAGCTCATTTCCTTCGAGGTCTGTGTCGCGCGCTAACAACAGTGAGAGAatcgcacgcgcacacaatGCCAAgcaccgaaaaaaaaatttcgcacacgcgctcacCCGAACACTCGATACGCTTTTTATGTAATGAACGAACAGCAATAAAACACCAGAGCGAACAGTGAGCGAGAAGATCTTAACGGCACACGGTTGCTGCCTGCGTGCGAGTGTGCCTACGCTGGTTGACCTCGCTTGCACAGGCGCAGCAGAATACCGGCAGGACCAGTTTCGTAGAACTGACGCGCGGGGAAAAGGCACAAGAATCAAGAAGATAAGCCTTGGGCGTCGCTTCTCAGTGCCCTGTCGCTACATACGCCTGCACGCCCGACGTGAGCTACAGCTGAAGTGCGCGTGATTGTGTGGATATCAATTTCCGAGCGATAGAGAGAAAAACAGGGCAGAGAGGGATGCTGAGTGCCGTGTAAATGAGGGATGGGGAACTGCgcccgagcagcagcaccacagGCAACAGAggtacacgcgcacagaaaCACTTACGCACGCAAACAGAAAGGCAGCCCGACGTGGCACCAAGGACGCGCACCGgcaaacagaaaacaaaacgaaaatgCGGGATGCAACGAGTGCCGTTCTACTTCGCCACGGAGGACGAGAGGGTATgtcaagagagagagagagagagggagggagggagggagggagggggagaaggcggcATCGAAGGAAAacccccccgccccctcgtGATAGATGATCAGGAGTCGAAGAGGGAGCTAAAGGGCGAAACAGCAGCCAAAAGAAAGTCAcccacgaaaaaaaaagacgcctgctcagacacacacacacacacacacacgaagcTCTCAGCTCAGCTCAGCTCGGGCTCGGTTCGGTTCCAAGTACCGCAGGGAACGGAAAAACGTGAGCGCCACCGTTCGCACGCGTGTTCGCCCACGAGAAGTGCAGTGAAAATCCTAAGAGAGTTTTGAAGAGGGATCAAATTTTGCTTTGTGTGGTGGAGGGATAAGGGGgcagatatatatatatatatataaaggAGGCCGATGCTATGCGAATGACTGTGTGATGCACGCGTACACAGGCACTGTGTGAGAATGGAAGCATCTAAACATGCGCATCAGTGATGGATGATAGAAAGCGCGCGGGGTGTTAAGAGACACaggcgcagagagaggcggagtgAAGGGAGGTGAATATGAAATGTTATAGCATCaacagaggcagaggaggcaaATCCTCTGAGTGCCTACCCAGTCAGGTGTGTGGGAGGacggggtgggtggatgcCTCGACAAGAGGCCAGCAAGGGAACGTATCAACCATCAGCGAGTGAGATACGTCTTCTCGCAAAGCGACTCCCACCTCGCGGCAGAGACGAGACGTAGCCAGAGAGGCAAAGAAAGAGGTCGTCTGCTGACAAGTCGGGAGGTGCAATGCACGTCTCTCGCACATCTCCGATTCCTCCACGTACGCCGCACGTCTGGGGGCCACACTACCGAAGTACCACGTCGAGAACAGCGTATACACATACAAATACACACATATGTATAGGTAGATATGGGCCTTGTAACGCATTCTCCTCGACTATCCTTATCTCCTCGTCTGCATGGAGAATGGTACGGtcggagagagggagagcaccgctgctggtCGCTGTCGCACCCTCGACGCATCGTGCGCTTTCACTTTGCGTTTCTCTTTGGAAATTTGGTTTCTCTCCCGGACTTCTGTCAGTGGTGCACACATGCATTGGATCTCCattccgccccccccccccctccaccctcaTGCGTACATCATGGGTACAGGAACAGAGCGCACGCATGAAGGACGGAGTGATGACAAGAGCAATCACCTGCTGCCTCCTTAGATGCAGGGGTGGCCGTAGAACAAGATCGCCCACCTACGAACATGCTTGATCGCAGTGACAGCAGGCACAGAGGCAAGAGTCATGCCCACGCGCGTCGGCCTgcggaaggaggggggagggagagggaagacaGCAGGGACCCGCGCATGTAAGTGGAGGGTCGACGCGGACGGCGTAAAGGGTGTGTCACTGCGCCACAGTAAAAAAAGATGCTTGCG from Leishmania major strain Friedlin complete genome, chromosome 34 harbors:
- the DAT gene encoding dihydroxyacetonephosphate acyltransferase; its protein translation is MSFPPPRLALPEECKQVVLVAPIDGFTAACACAIATSPLVPLNCRVLVDGIAVKSSSPSSGNDSPHMACSSAESAATARDFMNTVQRVEAKLRASRATRRDVSVTHITQFYYGGVSPKAEEIGPMLHRIHLLGSGALGETNFTASSTDVTAGSGGSSGVPRVADSVFVLVLSAQSLSPDTESGLKAYDILLRRLWSAAGPSQAAETASQQTRVRGSLVILADDVYRTAACAMLSSIAKEVATAVDWVVLLAYAYAMDPPALEFGATEVAVQAASGISLGGTLPVLCAANALGVLRHFPVSRGEPATITPVDVALNAALLGYVWLCHGELPECVECAAEMQYCGLSPAPSHAAAAAETATAMPTQPAQCVTRHRMGSFAVAESRKPGEVSLVWGMVGEYLMSYYGRFADQISAAFPVAGVLTQAPILQFPFSVADWVNFGPEPRAAAYALEGWRAYQQRQRLMEEKVGNAEAAQALKAYVAQMDSVVRYIERTARAAAARDKISAAFAASRRRTASSSFSVPPYRLDDFNVALYHSLLRRLTSHHTLMPYHQCVALVEVDWEAYVSVIARAVLEHLARCVLRSSSGLQHVRSRFHALPVADSANIGSVVRSPPVVSAPDELAPASAAVPSSTKPEAAASAAEAPFAFPEPRRYFTNDFVYRGAERIPPFPSLLHKYFDCFVFLHRVGMTANGWRGDMTPGMTPQVLTSIIAQPNIQRLMTALAAKDGASKKDVEARAKRLLLECGDALNHVHCRTLGLMIRTIFHSIYGRVDVNNGSYERLHRYFAMPRVAVVFAPLHRSYIDFLILSEVLALMRLPLPHIVAGENFLSMGVLATLMRGSGALFMRRSFRDDPLYAALLKEYVRHLVRARRPLEFFIEGARSRTGKTMAPKLGLLKFVCDTFYEPGQQELDDVLIVPVSLSYDEVLEATTHAKELLGVPKPKENPTNMLKARSLLERMHGNIHIHVGEPVSLRSLKQHPRQCPLPLQPKDEQLRDPAAPAAATTSVCKTLDTTPSIAKGSSITPIPLLGTVAWHLVYKLQRNTVITPASMVAAVVECLGPYYCTATTMLKEGIDTTAAAPTAAAAMPLEKVHQGVEWLRGRLRERGAQLSAEASKLNPAGVVTLALTNLYRYIHITDEMSGVTYHPDNVVTRLAVNISTNQLIHVCMNEALVAVVAQAFGFVTTPHRPPSGADGAMLCGVRSVKADVLSNQTQLLQRLLSAEFPNYAEAAPVSFASWLECTVSQLQQCVEEHTVSSQLSGADTHGGTIVHLPVTQYYYFLLQLICPHVEALYTVLAAASALLAAYPGKPFGAAEVVTATQRACYILYAERKLRYIVAANKETLQHYYESLIALSLLQIKRVPITTTPGQSKVNGGVVAYTVGLLGQEAALARLEVLSTQIKALWWHPSAAEGVTIDKAAIQERVLAVYRELTQPSKM